A genomic window from Tolypothrix sp. PCC 7910 includes:
- a CDS encoding DUF4385 domain-containing protein has protein sequence MPFDYSLDFPNINFRQHPELYRVGKGEQGVLLVEPYKSEILPYWRFKTPEIAKESSEKIYEIFLVYLENNDFIGADMARKFLQMGYTRSRRYANHKSGRKYKSISPESGDKKEVLPYDVDPVKAESAAIFKAKWIQAKTNEKYLQLLAEHKRMYELE, from the coding sequence ATGCCTTTCGATTATTCTTTAGACTTTCCCAATATTAATTTTCGCCAACATCCGGAACTCTATCGTGTTGGTAAAGGTGAACAGGGTGTACTTTTGGTAGAGCCATACAAATCGGAAATTCTTCCTTACTGGCGATTTAAGACCCCAGAGATTGCTAAAGAATCGAGTGAAAAGATTTATGAGATTTTTTTAGTTTATTTAGAAAACAATGATTTTATTGGTGCAGACATGGCACGGAAGTTTTTACAAATGGGTTATACGCGATCGCGCCGTTATGCTAATCATAAAAGCGGCAGAAAATATAAATCTATTTCGCCAGAATCAGGTGATAAAAAAGAAGTTTTACCTTATGATGTAGACCCAGTTAAAGCAGAATCAGCAGCAATATTTAAAGCCAAGTGGATACAAGCAAAGACAAATGAAAAGTATCTCCAGCTTTTAGCGGAACATAAACGAATGTATGAGCTAGAGTAA
- a CDS encoding ribonuclease D produces MTLQDFQVSDRDLSETALSQYLKSEAIAVDTETMGLLPQRDRLCLVQLCNLEGQVTAVRITKGQTEAPNLQKLLEAANIQKVFHFARFDIATLRYNLGITVQPVFCTKIASKLARTYTNRHGLKDVVQELEKVELDKSAQSSDWGNAVNLSVEQLNYAANDVRYLLSVKDKLIAMLKREERWQIAQECFQVLPTIVSLDLLQYKDIFEH; encoded by the coding sequence ATGACATTACAAGATTTTCAGGTGAGCGATCGCGACCTTAGCGAAACTGCTCTCTCTCAGTATTTAAAATCAGAGGCGATTGCTGTAGATACGGAAACAATGGGATTACTACCACAGCGCGATCGCCTTTGTCTTGTCCAGCTGTGTAACCTAGAGGGTCAAGTAACTGCAGTTCGCATCACTAAAGGGCAAACTGAAGCACCAAACTTACAAAAACTGTTAGAAGCAGCTAATATCCAGAAGGTATTTCACTTTGCGCGTTTTGATATAGCTACTTTACGTTACAACTTAGGCATTACGGTTCAGCCTGTTTTTTGCACAAAAATAGCTAGTAAATTAGCACGTACTTACACCAATCGTCACGGGCTAAAAGATGTAGTGCAGGAATTAGAAAAAGTCGAACTTGATAAAAGCGCTCAAAGTTCTGATTGGGGTAACGCTGTTAATTTATCTGTAGAGCAGCTGAACTATGCCGCTAATGATGTGCGCTATTTACTCAGTGTTAAAGACAAATTAATTGCTATGCTTAAAAGAGAAGAACGTTGGCAAATTGCTCAAGAATGTTTTCAGGTTCTACCAACAATTGTTTCTTTAGATTTATTGCAATATAAAGATATATTTGAACACTAA
- a CDS encoding RsmB/NOP family class I SAM-dependent RNA methyltransferase — MEKPSNLLIKLAKRLFANADIQEKFIEALINPQPFHPCILWCQSRPNISPFSVETPASWQPQFVDRLPLGEKPGKHPLHDQGDFYCLDFSSVFAAAPLLTIPPSVKLIFDMCGAPGGKSIFAWKALQPELLISNEVIGKRLGMLISNLKRCQIKPSFVVNRDSSILAETIPLSSNLVLVDAPCSGQSLLAKGEKAPGCFHPTNINKCANRQKRIIANSAQVVAPQGYLAYMTCTYSPEENEEVCQWFLQRFPQFEAIAMNNLQNYQSHLTDIPCYRLFPQDRLGAGAFTVLFKNTDVGEPNEVDEEIFNQLGCREILPK; from the coding sequence ATGGAAAAACCTTCAAATCTATTAATTAAACTTGCAAAGCGTTTGTTTGCAAACGCTGATATTCAAGAAAAATTTATTGAAGCGCTGATTAATCCTCAACCTTTTCATCCTTGCATTTTATGGTGCCAATCAAGACCAAATATTTCACCTTTTTCTGTAGAAACACCAGCCAGTTGGCAACCGCAATTTGTCGATAGGTTACCTTTAGGAGAAAAGCCAGGTAAACATCCTCTACATGACCAAGGAGATTTTTATTGTCTGGATTTTTCTTCTGTATTTGCAGCTGCACCTTTATTAACAATTCCGCCATCGGTAAAGCTGATATTTGATATGTGTGGTGCACCAGGGGGCAAGAGTATCTTTGCGTGGAAAGCTTTACAACCTGAGTTATTAATTAGTAATGAGGTAATTGGGAAACGTTTAGGAATGCTTATTTCTAATTTGAAACGTTGCCAGATTAAACCCAGCTTTGTAGTTAATCGCGATTCTAGTATTTTGGCGGAAACTATACCATTATCTAGTAATTTAGTTTTAGTCGATGCTCCTTGTTCTGGACAATCTTTACTCGCTAAAGGTGAAAAAGCACCAGGATGTTTTCACCCAACTAATATTAATAAATGTGCTAATCGGCAAAAACGCATCATAGCTAATTCTGCTCAAGTTGTAGCGCCTCAAGGCTATTTAGCTTATATGACTTGTACTTATTCTCCAGAAGAAAATGAGGAAGTATGCCAATGGTTTTTACAGCGGTTTCCCCAATTTGAGGCAATTGCAATGAATAATTTACAAAATTACCAATCCCATTTAACCGATATACCTTGTTATCGCCTCTTTCCCCAAGATAGGTTAGGAGCAGGAGCATTTACAGTACTGTTCAAAAATACAGATGTTGGTGAGCCAAATGAGGTAGATGAAGAGATTTTTAATCAGCTTGGTTGTAGAGAAATTTTACCTAAATAA
- a CDS encoding VOC family protein, protein MLSSSCAANSVLAPGVLRKVHHIALNVQDMQASRHFYGNILGLHELTGDEVPATLVELVAAGKVANFITPDGTILDLFGEPDLSPPDPNPEKSFTRAYHLAFDIDPQLFDQAVAVIKDNQIAIAHGPVTRPTGRGVYFYDPDGFMIEIRCDPVAD, encoded by the coding sequence ATGCTATCTAGCTCTTGTGCTGCGAACAGTGTCTTAGCTCCTGGTGTTCTACGTAAGGTACATCACATTGCTCTCAACGTTCAAGATATGCAAGCATCCCGACATTTTTACGGCAATATTTTAGGTTTACATGAACTTACAGGTGATGAAGTACCTGCAACCTTGGTTGAACTTGTCGCTGCTGGTAAGGTAGCTAACTTCATTACTCCTGATGGCACAATTCTAGATTTATTTGGGGAACCGGATTTATCACCACCAGATCCCAATCCAGAGAAATCTTTCACCAGAGCATACCACCTAGCGTTTGACATCGATCCGCAATTATTCGATCAAGCAGTAGCAGTAATTAAAGATAATCAAATTGCGATCGCTCATGGCCCGGTTACCCGCCCCACTGGTAGAGGTGTATACTTCTACGACCCTGATGGTTTTATGATTGAGATCCGTTGTGATCCAGTCGCAGATTAA
- a CDS encoding CAP domain-containing protein → MFRQTAFGIALSTLVLASGLTTTPIAGHSSPQKSPHNKPLSIASNQVAASNTVFKTTSLEKSVFDQINRYRVSKGLSKLTLNANITRQARIHSQNMANGKVPFSHQGFERRVTVLPIIYKSAGENVAFNQGYSDPASQAVIGWMNSPGHLKNIQGKYNLTGIGVAANKKGEVYLTQIFLQTN, encoded by the coding sequence ATGTTCCGACAAACTGCTTTTGGCATAGCTTTAAGTACGCTTGTCCTTGCCAGTGGATTAACAACTACTCCTATTGCAGGTCACAGTTCTCCACAAAAAAGCCCTCATAATAAACCGTTATCGATCGCTTCAAATCAGGTTGCTGCATCAAATACTGTTTTTAAAACTACATCTCTAGAAAAATCAGTTTTTGACCAAATTAATCGATATCGTGTTTCTAAGGGTTTATCAAAGTTGACTCTAAATGCAAATATCACTCGGCAGGCAAGAATTCATAGTCAAAATATGGCTAATGGTAAAGTTCCTTTTAGCCATCAAGGTTTTGAGAGGCGAGTCACTGTTCTGCCCATTATTTACAAAAGTGCGGGAGAAAATGTTGCTTTTAACCAAGGATATAGCGATCCAGCCTCACAAGCTGTAATTGGTTGGATGAACAGTCCAGGGCATCTCAAAAACATCCAAGGAAAGTATAACCTCACAGGGATTGGCGTTGCTGCTAATAAAAAAGGCGAAGTCTATCTCACACAGATTTTCTTGCAAACTAATTAG
- a CDS encoding Npun_R2821/Npun_R2822 family protein, whose amino-acid sequence MTPFGIYTLANDIVYDQLVALLNSIELNVNADIPICIIPYDDQLERVLQEIAFRKNVFLFENKISMQRWEEFYNYIWNLHPQAHKKMQGHYKWYRKSNLFRKMSAFDGEFERFVFYDADSLAMSSLDKVVNKLDDYDFIFDDWEHRKSPSVAALNFSVIENKMSLPESQIRPQLHCSSFFGSKRGIFGDKEINSLRDLLANQQEYTYINEHSWWCDADLFTYMSWRSDRPMFNFTLSPDPQDRTGNCADADPFTNINNILYNQEGLKPIHRLHYMNYSSLDFQRLCQGEAVNIRYANEFLYYRFLKNPGLKPKYLQPPSLQKKMNRFGQKVLKKVRNIVESL is encoded by the coding sequence ATGACTCCATTCGGTATTTATACACTTGCTAATGATATCGTTTATGATCAATTAGTTGCCTTGCTCAACAGTATAGAATTGAATGTAAATGCAGATATTCCTATTTGTATTATTCCCTATGATGATCAATTAGAGAGAGTGCTGCAGGAAATAGCATTTAGAAAAAATGTTTTTTTATTTGAAAATAAAATTTCGATGCAGCGCTGGGAAGAATTTTATAATTACATATGGAATCTTCATCCTCAAGCCCATAAAAAAATGCAAGGGCATTATAAATGGTATAGAAAAAGCAATCTATTTAGAAAAATGTCTGCTTTTGATGGTGAATTTGAAAGATTTGTGTTTTATGATGCTGATAGTTTAGCAATGAGTTCATTGGATAAAGTTGTAAATAAATTAGACGACTATGATTTTATATTTGATGACTGGGAACACCGCAAATCACCTTCTGTAGCAGCATTAAATTTTTCAGTAATTGAAAACAAAATGTCTTTACCAGAATCTCAAATCCGTCCTCAATTACATTGCTCTAGTTTTTTCGGTTCAAAACGTGGGATTTTTGGAGATAAAGAAATAAACAGTCTTAGAGACTTGCTAGCTAATCAGCAAGAGTATACCTATATTAATGAGCATTCTTGGTGGTGTGATGCAGACTTGTTTACTTATATGAGTTGGCGCAGCGATAGACCAATGTTTAACTTTACCCTGAGTCCCGATCCTCAAGATAGAACTGGTAATTGTGCAGATGCTGATCCATTTACTAATATTAACAATATTCTCTACAATCAAGAAGGTTTAAAGCCAATTCACCGACTGCATTATATGAATTATTCATCCTTAGACTTTCAAAGATTGTGCCAAGGTGAAGCCGTTAATATACGTTATGCAAATGAATTTTTATACTACAGATTTCTCAAAAATCCAGGACTAAAACCCAAATATCTGCAACCTCCAAGCCTACAAAAAAAGATGAATAGATTTGGACAAAAAGTACTAAAGAAAGTGAGAAATATAGTTGAATCATTATAA
- a CDS encoding glycosyltransferase family 4 protein, whose product MNILMLSSTFPYPPTRGGTQVRTFNLLKYLSQRHSITLLTQRDATVTEAEILALQDCVDRLVVFERPPESGTSAGIFQKIQRFSSFLQQGTPPSVINRYSTEMQEWIDNFVEAGKCDVITCEHSVNEIYVRSHFRKQLKTVVNIHSSVYGSCYNQLATGISENKLRDKINLPLLRRYEQSYCSKFSEIVVTTAEDKIQLQEFNSNSEITVIPNGVDLVSFPYRTSDPGGHRLIFIGAMDNLANIDAVCFFSQEVLPEIQKNYPDTTLDIVGSHPNPEVLALKKLPGITVTGRVPSMSEYLHKSTVCIVPMRTGFGIKNKTLEAMAAGVPIVASDRGLEGLAVDESGTPLRALRANTPAEYVSAITQLFDNSQLRAELSINGRELIETEFTWDIAGERYEKVCCGTDGNYEI is encoded by the coding sequence ATGAATATTTTAATGCTATCTTCCACCTTTCCCTATCCACCAACACGCGGAGGAACACAGGTTAGGACGTTTAATTTACTTAAGTATTTAAGTCAACGTCATAGTATTACGCTATTAACTCAACGTGATGCTACTGTCACAGAAGCAGAAATACTAGCATTACAAGATTGTGTGGATCGTCTAGTGGTTTTTGAACGTCCCCCAGAATCAGGAACCTCCGCAGGAATATTCCAGAAAATCCAGCGCTTCAGCTCATTTTTGCAACAGGGAACACCACCAAGTGTCATCAACCGCTACTCTACTGAAATGCAAGAGTGGATTGATAACTTTGTAGAGGCGGGAAAATGCGATGTCATTACCTGCGAACATAGCGTAAATGAAATTTATGTGCGATCGCACTTCCGAAAACAGCTAAAAACTGTAGTCAATATTCATAGTTCTGTATACGGTAGCTGCTATAACCAGCTGGCAACTGGTATTTCCGAAAATAAGTTAAGGGATAAAATTAATCTGCCACTTTTACGCCGTTACGAACAAAGCTATTGCTCTAAGTTTTCTGAAATTGTGGTGACAACGGCAGAAGATAAAATTCAATTACAAGAATTTAACTCTAATAGTGAAATTACAGTTATCCCTAATGGCGTTGATTTAGTGTCATTTCCCTACAGAACTAGTGATCCGGGAGGACATCGCTTAATTTTTATTGGTGCAATGGATAATTTGGCAAATATTGATGCGGTATGCTTCTTTAGCCAAGAAGTATTGCCAGAAATCCAAAAAAATTATCCTGATACAACTTTGGATATTGTTGGTAGTCATCCAAACCCAGAGGTTTTAGCACTAAAAAAACTACCGGGAATTACTGTAACCGGACGTGTACCTTCAATGTCCGAATATTTACATAAATCAACCGTCTGCATTGTACCAATGCGGACGGGTTTTGGAATTAAAAATAAAACTCTAGAAGCAATGGCTGCTGGTGTACCGATAGTTGCAAGCGATCGCGGTTTAGAAGGGTTAGCGGTAGATGAATCTGGTACACCTTTACGAGCATTGAGAGCAAATACACCAGCTGAGTATGTTAGCGCTATTACTCAACTGTTTGATAATTCACAACTGAGAGCCGAGTTATCTATTAATGGCAGAGAACTGATAGAAACAGAATTTACCTGGGATATTGCCGGTGAACGCTATGAAAAAGTTTGTTGTGGAACTGATGGGAATTATGAAATTTGA